In a genomic window of Sulfurisphaera tokodaii str. 7:
- the sor gene encoding sulfur oxygenase/reductase, with amino-acid sequence MPKPYVAINMVEVRNDPKTLELFGKVGPKVCMVTARHPGFVGFQNHVQIGVVPLGTRWGGAKMEMSQEMHSLMLMQYTFWKNWKDHEEMHKQNWANLFRLCLQCADQMIWGPYEPLYEIVYANMPLNTEMTDFTVMVGKKFAAGEAVSIPPISQPYGKRVVAFGEHIVKEGLENQFEEYAIKTLEAFRSAPGFLGGMILKEIGVSPLGSLQLNAKGFHQILETANGMDVPEPVTIYEAPEFRNRPQRYIVHTEWSDTNALMFGLGRVLIYPEVRQIHDKVLDTLVYGPYIRVLNPMMEGTYWREYLNEYHL; translated from the coding sequence ATGCCGAAACCATATGTAGCAATAAACATGGTAGAAGTAAGAAATGATCCTAAAACGTTAGAACTTTTTGGAAAAGTAGGACCTAAAGTATGCATGGTCACAGCAAGACATCCAGGGTTTGTGGGATTCCAAAATCATGTACAGATAGGTGTAGTACCTCTAGGGACTAGATGGGGAGGTGCTAAAATGGAAATGAGCCAAGAAATGCACAGCTTGATGTTAATGCAATATACCTTTTGGAAGAATTGGAAAGATCATGAGGAAATGCATAAACAGAACTGGGCTAATCTCTTTAGGTTATGTCTACAATGTGCAGACCAAATGATTTGGGGACCTTATGAACCTTTATATGAAATAGTTTATGCCAATATGCCTCTTAATACAGAAATGACGGATTTCACAGTTATGGTAGGTAAGAAGTTTGCCGCTGGAGAAGCTGTATCTATTCCTCCAATTTCTCAACCTTACGGAAAGAGAGTTGTTGCCTTCGGAGAGCATATAGTAAAAGAGGGATTAGAGAATCAATTTGAGGAATATGCTATAAAAACTCTTGAAGCTTTCAGATCGGCTCCAGGATTCCTAGGAGGGATGATACTTAAAGAGATTGGAGTATCACCTTTAGGAAGTTTACAACTAAACGCAAAAGGATTTCATCAAATATTAGAGACAGCTAACGGAATGGATGTACCAGAACCAGTAACAATTTATGAAGCTCCAGAATTCAGAAATAGACCTCAGAGGTATATTGTTCATACAGAGTGGAGTGATACTAATGCACTTATGTTCGGTCTTGGGAGAGTATTGATATACCCAGAGGTAAGGCAAATCCACGATAAAGTACTAGATACATTAGTATATGGACCTTACATAAGAGTATTGAATCCAATGATGGAGGGAACGTACTGGAGAGAGTACCTGAATGAATATCATTTATAA